TCGCCTGGATTATGATATTGATATACCGGATGAACTGCTCCAATATAGACTAATCAAGCTGCTCATTCAACCGGCCATTGAAAATTATGTAGTTCACGGGTTTTTGCCGGAACGGGACGATAATCTGATTCGCATTTCGCGGGATTATATGATGATGCCATTCAGATAGAAGTCCGTGATAACGGGAGCGGCATTGAGCCCAACCGGCTTCGCCAGCTCCGCAAAAGCTTGCTGGAGGCAGATCATAGCAGAAATGACGAGCCTGCTTCCATCGGGCTTCGAAATGTCCATGAACGTATCCAGATTTTTTACGGTATTCAATATGGAGTAGATATAGACAGCATGATTGGTGAAGGCACCAGTGTGACAATCACCATACCTGCAGTAAGGGAGATGAATAACCGTGCGTAGCGTTTTTCTTGTGGATGATGAACCGTTCATTTTGGAAGGTTTGCAGACGATTATGGAATGGGAGAAGCTTGGACTTAAAGTCGTTGGACATGATTCAAACGGGGAGAAGGCATTTGCCTTTCTGAAAGATCATCCGGTAGATCTGCTGATTACAGATATCCGCATGCCCAAAATGGACGGGCTTGAACTGATTAAACAAATGAAGCTGATTCACGGAAAAATGAAGTTTATCATTTTAAGCGGGCACCATGATTTCAATTATTTAAAACAGGGCATGAAGTTAGGAATTGAAAACTACATTCTGAAGCCCATTAATATTGAAGAATTGGAATCCACTTTACTTAAAATCAACGAAAAATGGGAAGAGGAGATGAGCCTTCCCTATTCCCGGCAGGAAGACCGGGATATTTTGCGGCTGAACATTTTAAGCAGATGGGTTACCAACAATATCAGCCAGGAAGAACTGAACCACCGTTCGCAAATTCTCCGCATACCGCTTGACTATGATTCTTATACTGTTGCAGTTTTACGGCTGTTATCCGATCCTGATGAGGAACTTGAGGAAGGACATGAGTATTACGGGATTGTCGTAAAGGCCTATCTGGTTAGCCGTGAAGTAGTGAACAGTCAGGAATCCGT
This Paenibacillus larvae subsp. larvae DNA region includes the following protein-coding sequences:
- a CDS encoding sensor histidine kinase; the encoded protein is MEPNRLRQLRKSLLEADHSRNDEPASIGLRNVHERIQIFYGIQYGVDIDSMIGEGTSVTITIPAVREMNNRA